The Crassaminicella indica genomic interval TCCCTAAATTCCCAATATACTTTACAAAGATTGCTGATCCAGCAATAGGAAATGGAGATATTATTAAAAATCATAAAAATATAACAAACATGATAGACTATGAAGTAGAATTAGCTATTGTCATAGGAAAAGATGGTATAAATATTAAAAAGGAAGAGGCTGAAAAATATATCTTTGGATATACAATTGTCAACGATATATCTGCAAGAAATATTCAAAGAAAACATTCACAATGGTTTAGAGGAAAAAGTCTTGAAACATTCTGTCCAATGGGTCCCTATCTCGTACATAAGAGTGAAATTCCTTTCCCTGTTGAATTAGATATAAAATGCAGTATCAATGGTGAAATTAGACAAAATTCAAATACGAAAAACTTAATATTTGATATTCCTTATATTATCAGTGACCTATCAAAAGAAATGTACTTACGAGCTGGAGATATTATTCTAACAGGTACTCCTTCAGGCGTTGGATTAGGCTTTAAGCCATTTAAGTTCTTAAAATCAGGTGATGTAGTCGAATGCTATATTGAAAAAATCGGAACGCTTACAAATAAAATTGAGTAGCAAGGAGTTTTTTCATGATACAATTTCAAAAGAAATATAATAAGCTCTTTTTAAACAATATAAGAAAAGCTATTGATGATTATACAATGATCAAAGCTAACGATAAATTAGCAGTTGGATTATCTGGTGGGAAAGACAGTATTTTTCTATTGTTCTGCCTAAAATTAATACAGTTAACTTATATCAAAGACTTTGAATTAGTTGGCATTCATATAGATTTAGGGTTTCC includes:
- a CDS encoding fumarylacetoacetate hydrolase family protein codes for the protein MYFATFHYNGEEQFGILSENKENIIPIKKILNKLGIAIPKTLRDFVENSDDTLIKAIKDTLKAHDFEAIPLESIKLCAPIPYPRRNLICLGKNYMDHAKEVVGLPGADNEIPKFPIYFTKIADPAIGNGDIIKNHKNITNMIDYEVELAIVIGKDGINIKKEEAEKYIFGYTIVNDISARNIQRKHSQWFRGKSLETFCPMGPYLVHKSEIPFPVELDIKCSINGEIRQNSNTKNLIFDIPYIISDLSKEMYLRAGDIILTGTPSGVGLGFKPFKFLKSGDVVECYIEKIGTLTNKIE